From the Bombus vancouverensis nearcticus chromosome 3, iyBomVanc1_principal, whole genome shotgun sequence genome, one window contains:
- the LOC117154355 gene encoding putative ATP-dependent RNA helicase TDRD12 has product MSFLKLVSKYHTPKIVWYQTDTTVIVRILLCDIKEYFLHVECDHILFSTITNSKKYYICSYFFGTVIAEKTTHRNVGREVKITLVKAHKGTEWLRLFIAMEKNPLISVDPDHIYKKDWILESFKNIERESFAEYKRRNNITQIMPLVPSSDEEESDDEIMDALFI; this is encoded by the exons ATGAGCTTTTTAAAACTTGTGAGTAAATATCACACACCGAAAATTGTATGGTACCAGACTGATACTACAGTCATCGTACGTATTTTACTATGTGATATAAAGGAATATTTTCTCCATGTTGAATGTGATCACATATTATTTAG CACAATaacaaactcaaaaaaatattacatttgctCATATTTTTTTGGAACTGTAATAGCAGAAAAAACAACCCATAGAAATGTAGGAAGAGAAGTTAAGATTACACTTGTAAAAGCACATAaag GGACAGAATGGTTAAGATTATTTATCGCAATGGAAAAGAATCCTTTAATCAGCGTAGATCCAgatcatatatataaaaaggaCTGGATCCTTGAGTCTTTCAAAAATATAG AAAGGGAGAGTTTTGCAGAATATAAACGTAGAAATAATATAACTCAAATAATGCCACTCGTGCCATCGAGTGATGAAGAAGAATCTGATGATGAAATAATGGATgcgttatttatttaa
- the fand gene encoding pre-mRNA-splicing factor SYF1 fand isoform X2: MLERKDPEGNLYVFNEEDLPYEEEILRNPYSVKHWQRYIDHLKSTKSSNLNIVYERALKELPGSYKLWYNYLRQRVNQLKGRCITDPLYEDVNNAFERALVFMHKMPRIWMDYCTLMTEQCYITRTRQVFDRALRALPITQHHRIWPLYIEFLKKHNVYETAVRVFRRYLKLAPEDTEEYIEYLISIGRLDEAAVKLAQIVNQDDFVSKHGKSNHQLWNELCDLISKNPSKIKSLNVDAIIRGGLRRYTDQLGPLWNSLADYYARDIYEEAIQTVTTVRDFTQVFDAYAQFEELSLSKRMEEAVKNPTEDDDIDLELRLARFEHLMERRLLLLNSVLLRQNPHNVQEWHKRVRLYEGQPHEIINTYTEAVQTVQPQLAVGKLHTLWVEFGKFYEENGQIADARVVFEKATHVPYTKVDDLASVWCEWAEMEIRHGNYKEALKLMHRATAMPFRKVAYHDETETVQMRLYKSLKVWSMYADLEESFGTFKTCKAVYDKIIDLKIATPQIIINYGLFLEENRYFEEAFRAYEKGIALFKWPNVYDIWNTYLTKFLKRYGGTKLERTRDLFEQCLEFCPPKYAKALYLLYAKLEEEHGLARHAMSVYERATNAVLPEEKFEMFNIYIKKAADIYGVPKTRQIYEKAIEVLNEDNTREMCLRFAEMETKLGEVDRARAIYAHCSQICDPRVASNFWQIWKEFEVRHGNEDTMREMLRIKRSVQAMYNTQVNMMSAQMLNNTSNSPSDIPADAMRLLDSKTQDNITTYKDSIKFVRGAIEKDGKAESQVNNPDEIDIDIDDVDDAEADVEEDIPVEKQTIPSQVFGSLKTTDGEDD, translated from the exons ATGTTGGAACGTAAAGATCCAGAAggaaatttatatgttttt AATGAAGAAGATTTACCATACGAAGAAGAAATTTTGAGAAATCCTTATTCCGTGAAACATTGGCAACGTTATATAGATCATTTAAAAAGTACAAAAAGTAGTAATTTAAACATTGTGTACGAACGAGCGTTAAAGGAACTTCCTGGAAG CTATAAGTTATGGTACAATTATCTTCGTCAACGTGTCAACCAATTGAAAGGGAGGTGCATAACAGATCCGCTTTATGAAGACGTAAATAATGCATTTGAGCGTGCTTTGGTTTTTATGCATAAAATGCCCAGAATTTGGATGGACTATTGCACATTGATGACAGAACAATGTTACATTACGCGTACTCGTCAAGTTTTTGATCGAGCACTTAGAGCTCTCCCTATCACGCAACATCATCGTATATGGCCATTGtatattgaatttttaaaaaagcATAATGTCTATGAAACTGCAGTTAGAGTTTTTAGAAGGTATCTTAAG CTAGCTCCAGAAGATACAGAAGAGTATATAGAATACCTGATATCAATCGGGAGGCTTGACGAAGCAGCTGTGAAACTTGCACAAATTGTTAATCAAGATGATTTTGTATCAAAGCATGGAAAATCTAATCATCAATTATGGAATGAATTGTGTGATTTAATATCAAAGAATCCTTCTAAAATAAAATCTCTTAATGTAGATGCAATTATTAGAGGCGGTTTAAGACGTTATACTGATCAGTTAGGCCCTCTTTGGAATTCTTTGGCGGATTATTAT GCGAGGGATATTTATGAAGAAGCAATACAAACAGTGACTACTGTTAGAGACTTTACTCAAGTGTTTGATGCTTATGCACAATTTGAAGAACTTAGTCTTAGCAAACGTATGGAAGAAGCTGTAAAAAATCCTACTGAAGATG ATGATATAGATCTAGAATTGAGATTAGCACGATTTGAACATTTAATGGAAAGGCGTTTATTACTTCTGAATTCTGTATTACTCAGACAAAATCCTCATAATGTACAAGAATGGCATAAAAGAGTTAGGCTTTATGAGGGACAACCACACGAG ATTATTAATACATATACAGAAGCTGTACAGACTGTACAACCACAATTGGCAGTAGGTAAATTGCATACTTTGTGGGTTGAATTTGGTAAATTTTATGAAGAAAATGGTCAAATAGCAGACGCTAGAGTAGTTTTCGAGAAAGCAACTCATGTTCCCTATACTAAAGTCGATGATCTTGCTTCTGTATGGTGTGAATGGGCAGAAATGGAAATTAGGCATGG AAATTATAAAGAAGCGTTAAAACTGATGCATCGTGCTACTGCTATGCCATTCCGTAAGGTAGCTTACCATGACGAAACAGAAACAGTTCAAATGAGATTGTATAAATCTTTAAAAGTTTGGTCTATGTATGCCGATTTAGAAGAAAGTTTTGGGACTTTCAAg ACCTGCAAAGCTGTGTACGACAAAATTATAGATCTAAAAATCGCAACGCCGCAAATCATTATTAATTATGGACTCTTTCTCGAAGAAAATAGATATTTTGAAGAAGCTTTCAga gcTTATGAAAAAGGTATCGCACTCTTCAAATGGCCTAAcgtttacgatatatggaatacgtatcttacaaaatttttaaaacgTTATGGTGGAACAAAGTTAGAACGAACGCGAGATTTATTTGAACAGTGTTTAGAATTTTGTCCACCAAAATATGCCAAAG CCTTGTATTTACTGTATGCAAAATTAGAAGAGGAACATGGTTTGGCTAGGCATGCAATGTCTGTATATGAACGAGCAACTAACGCTGTTCTTCCTGAAGAAAAATTTGAG ATGTTcaacatatatattaaaaaagcaGCAGACATATATGGTGTCCCAAAAACGAGGCAGATATATGAAAAAGCTATCGAAGTACTTAATGAAGATAATACGAGAGAAATGTGTTTACGGTTCGCAGAAATGGAAACGAAATTAGGAGAAGTTGATAGAGCTCGGGCAATATATGCGCACTGCAGTCAAATTTGCGATCCAAGG GTGGCTTCAAATTTCTGGCAAATATGGAAAGAGTTTGAAGTGAGACATGGTAATGAAGACACTATGCGTGAAATGCTTCGAATTAAGCGTAGTGTACAAGCTATGTACAACACTCAAGTGAATATGATGTCTGCACAAATGTTAAATAATACATCAAACTCACCATCTGATATACCAGCAGATGCAATGCGTCTTTTGGATAGTAAAACACAGG ATAATATTACCACATATAAGGACAGTATTAAATTTGTTCGTGGTGCGATAGAAAAAGATGGTAAAGCAGAATCTCAAGTAAACAATCCGGATGAAATAGATATTGATATTGATGACGTCGATGACGCTGAAGCAGATGTAGAGGAAg ACATACCTGTTGAGAAACAAACTATTCCATCACAAGTATTTGGTAGTTTAAAGACAACTGATGGTGAAGATGATTAA
- the Miga gene encoding mitoguardin isoform X2, whose protein sequence is MTGKTLNTENVVTDSEFKSCDSVTTLRLEALEKALYCWEDALTAFSSSFSNGTLALPSTADAAFTQDVQELLDMGYQIQNHAELLFIDQHSVLFRNEDEESIDSHKPSNIGSRISGKDKADAASSPESFESARDGVADLREFEEFSEFFPHFEKQKLYHAALKQHEDKSILCRRLHTELVKCGSDIEYLAKVHCLRQAYTKLFTISSATEWIADIGRQVISDLIMYADRDPKDYLMHYERMLEFLQEPSNHSMMEEELTGRGVKCINFYDVLIDFILLDAFEEVEKPPSSIKAILQNRWISASFRETAIGTAVWSVLMGKRQMLKYDKGFLAHFYSISEQISPVLVWGFLGPEGSLRSTCHYFRDQVIEFLVDIFNFFKVRYTTVDNLAEDILREMKVRVENINQRLSLEGC, encoded by the exons ATGACTGGCAAAACGTTGAATACGGAGAATGTCGTCACCGACTCGGAATTTAAATCCTGCGACAGTGTGACAACGTTAA GATTGGAGGCTCTGGAAAAAGCTCTCTATTGCTGGGAGGATGCTCTTACGGCGTTCAGCTCTTCATTCAGTAATGGTACACTCGCATTACCGTCGACAGCGGATGCGGCATTTACGCAAGATGTGCAAGAACTCCTTGACATGGGTTATCAAATTCAGAACCATGCAGAACTCCTTTTTATCGACCAG CATTCAGTATTGTTCCGGAATGAAGATGAGGAAAGTATAGATAGCCACAAACCTTCGAACATAGGTAGTAGGATATCCGGTAAGGATAAAGCAGATGCTGCGTCTTCTCCGGAATCTTTTGAATCTGCACGTGATGGA gtAGCAGATTTACGGGAATTTGAAGAATTCTCCGAATTTTTCCCGCACTttgaaaaacaaaaattatatcaCGCTGCACTCAAACAACACGAAGACAAAAGCATTTTGTGCAg acGTTTGCATACAGAGTTAGTAAAGTGTGGCTCGGACATTGAATATTTAGCAAAGGTACATTGCTTGCGACAAGCGTATACAAAATTGTTCACTATATCTTCTGCCACAGAATGGATCGCGGACATAGGCAGACAAGTCATTAGTGATTTGATCATGTATGCAGACAGG gATCCCAAAGATTATCTAATGCATTACGAACGAATGTTAGAATTTTTACAAGAGCCAAGCAACCATAGTATGATGGAGGAGGAATTAACCGGAAGAGGCGTCAAATGTATAAATTTCTACGATGTTCTGATTGACTTTATTTTATTAGATGCTTTCGAAGAAGTTGAAAAACCGCCTTCATCAATTAAAGCTATTTTACAAAACAGATGGATATCCGCTAGTTTTCGTGAAACT GCCATTGGAACTGCAGTTTGGTCAGTTCTTATGGGTAAAAGACAAATGCTGAAATATGATAAAGGATTTCTAGCCCATTTTTACTCGATTTCTGAACAAATTTCTCCAGTGCTTGTGTGGGGTTTCCTAGGCCCAGAAGGAAGTCTACGTTCTACCTGCCACTATTTCAGAGATCAAGTAATAGAATTCCTTGTagatatatttaatttctttaaagTAAGATATACTACTGTTGATAACCTCGCTGAAGATATACTCAGGGAAATGAAAGTaagagtcgaaaatataaatcaAAGACTTTCTCTAGAAGGTTGTTAA
- the Fbxo42 gene encoding F-box protein 42, which translates to MECNIDDLPDVVLEYILSLIPPYKNLQQCKLVSKRWFRATKNVIQHNKTHFHKSVTYGSLLWSSWPSKHWMPTIAKRHSHSACTYENSMYVFGGCTATCTTFNDLWRLDLDTRKWVRLITMGTYPSPKACATMLYYKKSFILFGGWSHPALYSVHQQSRLFNELHVYSIESNKWIAINTLETPPPTSAHSASIHKNCMIVFGGICNGYRSNDVWCLNLDSYSWHKQATSNLKPQPRYGQSQIELGDKHLLILGGCTGPNVAMNDAWLLKMEGTAWTWKKVNMHNTEWAPTRIWCHQACKVGNHVIVLSINKCQNKPNDMSISLKKVTCQATPSSRINNSSPLHARQGSVSHIDRDVNINGRHGSFSEISVQNPRPSHHLPNFTKNLTLCYDNMLSMTAFRNEPVRYDINSHRQRQLESLRRMEESIRNRRTQSKSAKKTRNTLSIFVLDITNVLCDECSASWIPLKHSDQSGPNERILYSLVAGRGELIVFGGIAKEYIQSHPDMDEPEVYNDLHFINPPRYVI; encoded by the exons ATGTAATACAACACAATAAAACACACTTTCATAAATCTGTGACTTACGGATCATTGCTTTGGAGTTCATGGCCATCTAAACACTGGATGCCTACAATTGCAAAGAGACATTCACATTCTGCTTGTACATATGAAAACTCTATGTATGTTTTTGGTGGATGTACTGCTACGTGCACAACATTCAATGATTTATGGAGATTAGATTTGGATACAAGGAAATGGGTCAGATTAATTACAATGGGAACTTATCCATCTCCAAAAGCTTGTGCTACTATGTTGTATTACAAAAAGAGTTTCATTTTATTTGGTGGCTGGTCCCACCCAGCGCTATATTCTGTTCACCAG CAATCAAGGTTGTTCAATGAATTACATGTGTATTCTATAGAATCCAATAAATGGATTGCTATAAACACCTTGGAAACACCTCCACCTACTTCAGCACATTCTGCATCAATTCACAAAAATTGTATGATTGTTTTTGGTGGTATATGTAATGGATATAG ATCCAATGACGTGTGGTGTTTAAATTTGGATTCCTATAGTTGGCATAAGCAAGCTACTTCGAATTTGAAACCACAACCACGTTATGGTCAGTCTCAGATTGAGCTTGGAGATAAACATCTCCTTATATTAG gAGGTTGCACTGGACCTAATGTTGCTATGAATGATGCTTGGTTATTGAAAATGGAAGGTACAGCATGGACGTGGAAAAAAGTGAACATGCACAATACTGAATGGGCTCCAACACGTATTTGGTGCCACCAGGCTTGTAAg gtAGGAAATCATGTTATTGTTCTTAGTATAAATAAGTGTCAGAATAAGCCAAACGATATGAGTATATCGCTCAAGAAAGTGACTTGCCAAGCAACACCTTCATcaagaataaataattcatcTCCATTACATGCAAG ACAAGGGAGTGTATCTCATATTGATAGAGACGTAAACATTAATGGACGACATGGATCTTTCTCAGAAATATCTGTACAAAATCCACGTCCTTCGCATCATCTACCTAATTTTACGAAGAATTTAACTTTATGTTATGATAATATGTTAAGTATGACCGCTTTTCGCAACGAACCAGTGCGTTATGACATTAACAGTCATCGACAACGACAATTAGAATCTCTTCGTAGAATGGAAGAAAGTATTAGAAATCGAAGAACGCAATCAAAATCTGCAAAGAAAACAAGAAATACGTTATCCATATTTGTGTTAGACATTACGAATGTTTTATGCGATGAATGTAGTGCTTCGTGGATTCCTTTAAAACACAGTGATCAGTCAGGTCCTAATGAAAGAATTCTTTATTCACTCGTAGCTGGTCGTGGTGAATTAATAGTGTTTGGAGGTATTGCTAAAGAATATATACAAAGCCATCCTGATATGGATGAGCCTGAAGTCTACAATGATCTCCATTTTATAAATCCACCAAGatatgttatttaa
- the Arpc5 gene encoding actin-related protein 2/3 complex, subunit 5: protein MSRNDGKKDSSASAFRKIDVDQYSDNNFREEDADGGIGGPTGPDENEILTLLSQGKNAEALISVLRSAPLGCKNQQVKDNARNLTLKVLLSIKSTQIDDCLAQLDRDLLDVLMKYIYRGFEIPTEGSSSHLLTWHEKVYNISGVGSIVRAFADSKRA, encoded by the exons ATGTCAAGAAACGATGGCAAAAAAGATTCGTCAGCGTCAGCGTTTCGAAAAATCGATGTTGATCAATACAGTGATAATAATTTCAGAGAAGAAGACGCTGACGGAGGAATAGGAGGACCTACAGGCCcagatgaaaatgaaattttgacaCTTCTTAGCCA GGGTAAGAATGCAGAAGCACTGATATCAGTATTGAGGTCTGCACCACTTGGGTGTAAAAATCAACAAGTAAAG GATAACGCAAGGAATCTGACGTTAAAAGTTCTTCTAAGTATAAAATCTACTCAAATAGATGATTGCTTAGCACAATTAGATCGTGACTTGCTGGAtgttttaatgaaatatatatacagaGGATTTGAAATTCCAACGGAGGGTAGTAGTAGTCATTTATTAACCTGGCATGAAAAGGTATACAATATCAGTGGTGTTGGCAGTATTGTACGAGCGTTTGCAGATAGTAAACGTGCTTGA
- the Ccm3 gene encoding programmed cell death protein 10 Ccm3: MTMGDETPVISLVLPVILRPILMKLERQNVLAAQTLRTALLKAENSHPGITYDLILGIIRRAELNLDMNESVLRLQGAASDYDVVEYRSSRSEDAFQELNRKSTSLKRILSRIPDEITDRKTFLETIKEIASAIKKLLDAVNEVTAFIRGSAGKQALDQRKREFVKYSKRFSNTLKEYFKEGQANAVFVSALYLIHQTNMIMLTVTDKCE, from the exons ATGACAATGGGCGATGAGACTCCAGTTATATCACTGGTCCTTCCTGTCATCTTAAGACCAATATTAATGAAG CTAGAAAGACAAAATGTATTGGCAGCTCAAACATTACGTACAGCTTTATTGAAAGCTGAAAATTCCCATCCAGGAATTACATACGATTTAATCCTTGGTATAATACGACGGGCAGAACTTAATCTTGATATGAATGAGAGTGTTTTAAGATTACAAGGAGCAGCTTCTGATTATGATG TTGTAGAATATAGATCATCTAGGTCTGAGGATGCTTTCCAGGAATTAAATCGTAAGTCAACTTCCTTAAAAAGAATACTTAGCAGAATTCCTGATGAAATAACAGATCGGAAAACTTTTCTCGAAACAATAAA AGAAATTGCAAGCGCaataaagaaacttttggaTGCAGTGAATGAAGTAACTGCATTTATTCGTGGTTCTGCTGGAAAACAGGCATTGgatcagagaaaaagagaatttGTTAAATACAGCAAAAGGTTTAGCAATacattaaaagaatattttaaagaagGACA AGCAAATGCAGTATTTGTAAGTGCATTATACTTGATACATCAAACAAATATGATAATGCTCACAGTAACGGACAAATGTGAGTAA
- the fand gene encoding pre-mRNA-splicing factor SYF1 fand isoform X1, whose translation MLERKDPEGNLYVFNEEDLPYEEEILRNPYSVKHWQRYIDHLKSTKSSNLNIVYERALKELPGSYKLWYNYLRQRVNQLKGRCITDPLYEDVNNAFERALVFMHKMPRIWMDYCTLMTEQCYITRTRQVFDRALRALPITQHHRIWPLYIEFLKKHNVYETAVRVFRRYLKLAPEDTEEYIEYLISIGRLDEAAVKLAQIVNQDDFVSKHGKSNHQLWNELCDLISKNPSKIKSLNVDAIIRGGLRRYTDQLGPLWNSLADYYVRSGLFERARDIYEEAIQTVTTVRDFTQVFDAYAQFEELSLSKRMEEAVKNPTEDDDIDLELRLARFEHLMERRLLLLNSVLLRQNPHNVQEWHKRVRLYEGQPHEIINTYTEAVQTVQPQLAVGKLHTLWVEFGKFYEENGQIADARVVFEKATHVPYTKVDDLASVWCEWAEMEIRHGNYKEALKLMHRATAMPFRKVAYHDETETVQMRLYKSLKVWSMYADLEESFGTFKTCKAVYDKIIDLKIATPQIIINYGLFLEENRYFEEAFRAYEKGIALFKWPNVYDIWNTYLTKFLKRYGGTKLERTRDLFEQCLEFCPPKYAKALYLLYAKLEEEHGLARHAMSVYERATNAVLPEEKFEMFNIYIKKAADIYGVPKTRQIYEKAIEVLNEDNTREMCLRFAEMETKLGEVDRARAIYAHCSQICDPRVASNFWQIWKEFEVRHGNEDTMREMLRIKRSVQAMYNTQVNMMSAQMLNNTSNSPSDIPADAMRLLDSKTQDNITTYKDSIKFVRGAIEKDGKAESQVNNPDEIDIDIDDVDDAEADVEEDIPVEKQTIPSQVFGSLKTTDGEDD comes from the exons ATGTTGGAACGTAAAGATCCAGAAggaaatttatatgttttt AATGAAGAAGATTTACCATACGAAGAAGAAATTTTGAGAAATCCTTATTCCGTGAAACATTGGCAACGTTATATAGATCATTTAAAAAGTACAAAAAGTAGTAATTTAAACATTGTGTACGAACGAGCGTTAAAGGAACTTCCTGGAAG CTATAAGTTATGGTACAATTATCTTCGTCAACGTGTCAACCAATTGAAAGGGAGGTGCATAACAGATCCGCTTTATGAAGACGTAAATAATGCATTTGAGCGTGCTTTGGTTTTTATGCATAAAATGCCCAGAATTTGGATGGACTATTGCACATTGATGACAGAACAATGTTACATTACGCGTACTCGTCAAGTTTTTGATCGAGCACTTAGAGCTCTCCCTATCACGCAACATCATCGTATATGGCCATTGtatattgaatttttaaaaaagcATAATGTCTATGAAACTGCAGTTAGAGTTTTTAGAAGGTATCTTAAG CTAGCTCCAGAAGATACAGAAGAGTATATAGAATACCTGATATCAATCGGGAGGCTTGACGAAGCAGCTGTGAAACTTGCACAAATTGTTAATCAAGATGATTTTGTATCAAAGCATGGAAAATCTAATCATCAATTATGGAATGAATTGTGTGATTTAATATCAAAGAATCCTTCTAAAATAAAATCTCTTAATGTAGATGCAATTATTAGAGGCGGTTTAAGACGTTATACTGATCAGTTAGGCCCTCTTTGGAATTCTTTGGCGGATTATTATGTTCGTAGTGGTTTATTCGAAAgg GCGAGGGATATTTATGAAGAAGCAATACAAACAGTGACTACTGTTAGAGACTTTACTCAAGTGTTTGATGCTTATGCACAATTTGAAGAACTTAGTCTTAGCAAACGTATGGAAGAAGCTGTAAAAAATCCTACTGAAGATG ATGATATAGATCTAGAATTGAGATTAGCACGATTTGAACATTTAATGGAAAGGCGTTTATTACTTCTGAATTCTGTATTACTCAGACAAAATCCTCATAATGTACAAGAATGGCATAAAAGAGTTAGGCTTTATGAGGGACAACCACACGAG ATTATTAATACATATACAGAAGCTGTACAGACTGTACAACCACAATTGGCAGTAGGTAAATTGCATACTTTGTGGGTTGAATTTGGTAAATTTTATGAAGAAAATGGTCAAATAGCAGACGCTAGAGTAGTTTTCGAGAAAGCAACTCATGTTCCCTATACTAAAGTCGATGATCTTGCTTCTGTATGGTGTGAATGGGCAGAAATGGAAATTAGGCATGG AAATTATAAAGAAGCGTTAAAACTGATGCATCGTGCTACTGCTATGCCATTCCGTAAGGTAGCTTACCATGACGAAACAGAAACAGTTCAAATGAGATTGTATAAATCTTTAAAAGTTTGGTCTATGTATGCCGATTTAGAAGAAAGTTTTGGGACTTTCAAg ACCTGCAAAGCTGTGTACGACAAAATTATAGATCTAAAAATCGCAACGCCGCAAATCATTATTAATTATGGACTCTTTCTCGAAGAAAATAGATATTTTGAAGAAGCTTTCAga gcTTATGAAAAAGGTATCGCACTCTTCAAATGGCCTAAcgtttacgatatatggaatacgtatcttacaaaatttttaaaacgTTATGGTGGAACAAAGTTAGAACGAACGCGAGATTTATTTGAACAGTGTTTAGAATTTTGTCCACCAAAATATGCCAAAG CCTTGTATTTACTGTATGCAAAATTAGAAGAGGAACATGGTTTGGCTAGGCATGCAATGTCTGTATATGAACGAGCAACTAACGCTGTTCTTCCTGAAGAAAAATTTGAG ATGTTcaacatatatattaaaaaagcaGCAGACATATATGGTGTCCCAAAAACGAGGCAGATATATGAAAAAGCTATCGAAGTACTTAATGAAGATAATACGAGAGAAATGTGTTTACGGTTCGCAGAAATGGAAACGAAATTAGGAGAAGTTGATAGAGCTCGGGCAATATATGCGCACTGCAGTCAAATTTGCGATCCAAGG GTGGCTTCAAATTTCTGGCAAATATGGAAAGAGTTTGAAGTGAGACATGGTAATGAAGACACTATGCGTGAAATGCTTCGAATTAAGCGTAGTGTACAAGCTATGTACAACACTCAAGTGAATATGATGTCTGCACAAATGTTAAATAATACATCAAACTCACCATCTGATATACCAGCAGATGCAATGCGTCTTTTGGATAGTAAAACACAGG ATAATATTACCACATATAAGGACAGTATTAAATTTGTTCGTGGTGCGATAGAAAAAGATGGTAAAGCAGAATCTCAAGTAAACAATCCGGATGAAATAGATATTGATATTGATGACGTCGATGACGCTGAAGCAGATGTAGAGGAAg ACATACCTGTTGAGAAACAAACTATTCCATCACAAGTATTTGGTAGTTTAAAGACAACTGATGGTGAAGATGATTAA